From the Sphingomonas suaedae genome, one window contains:
- a CDS encoding LamG domain-containing protein: protein MIARRALITGAAVAGVAPLFAKSRSEVWTFDSLKRIGGLTPRVIGAPQLIDGPLGKAVLFDGVRDQLLIPRHPLAGTPRFTFEALFRPDGGAFEQRWLHLESGDGSAATAKYGQRMLFEIRTEGSEWWLDTFLLGPGYRAPLIDPSKRWPVGRWHHVAQSFDGRTYSAFVNGVEQANAELAFVPQAPGVASVGMRMNAVSPFMGAVRAAAFTRGQALSPRNYVLKIP from the coding sequence GTGATCGCGCGCCGCGCGCTGATCACCGGTGCGGCGGTCGCGGGCGTTGCCCCCTTATTTGCAAAATCGCGGTCCGAAGTCTGGACCTTCGATTCGCTCAAGCGCATCGGCGGCCTGACGCCGCGCGTGATCGGTGCGCCGCAGCTGATCGACGGTCCGCTGGGCAAGGCGGTGCTGTTCGACGGGGTGCGCGACCAGCTGCTGATCCCGCGCCACCCGCTCGCGGGCACCCCGCGCTTTACGTTCGAGGCACTGTTCCGCCCCGATGGCGGCGCGTTCGAGCAACGCTGGCTCCATCTGGAGAGCGGCGACGGCTCCGCCGCGACCGCGAAATACGGACAGCGGATGCTGTTTGAAATCCGTACCGAGGGCAGCGAGTGGTGGCTCGACACCTTCCTGCTCGGCCCCGGCTATCGCGCGCCGCTGATCGACCCTAGCAAACGCTGGCCGGTGGGGCGCTGGCACCATGTCGCGCAAAGCTTTGACGGTCGGACCTATAGCGCGTTCGTCAATGGCGTCGAGCAGGCGAACGCCGAACTCGCTTTTGTGCCGCAGGCGCCGGGAGTGGCGTCGGTGGGGATGCGGATGAATGCGGTCAGCCCGTTCATGGGTGCGGTGCGCGCGGCGGCGTTCACGCGCGGGCAGGCGTTAAGCCCGCGCAATTACGTCCTGAAAATCCCGTAG
- a CDS encoding M23 family metallopeptidase, which yields MFLRSDHGFEQAGGTTSLSFGHVTVTPRPTLGERLRERFPDFELVPDLGSRIGSGEWFRGAATCAGLCAGVMLLSPGFERPIYGSIPTAKAAGADLMRAQAIAPLDKGGATGTRLGATRLVANLTDTPERPIIQHSVTLGSGSALQTVLTRTGVGKGEAAQAADLIAGAMALGDLKSGTQLDVTLGRRFDKSQPRPLEKLAFRARFDLSLELVRTPTGLALNEIPIAVDHTPLRIRGRVGESLYRSARAAGAPARAVEAYIRSIATRTPIGRVGSDAEFDIIVEQARAATGEVQMGNLLYAGLTGGGSGKLQLVRWEEDGKVSWYDGSGKGERKGQMAMPASGRISSGFGLRRHPVLRFTRMHKGLDIAAGYGAPIRAANDGKVVFAGRNGGYGNFVRINHSGGMGTGYGHMSRIAVRSGQRVSRGQVIGYVGSTGISTGPHLHYELYRNGVAINPRSVSFSVVQQLGGNDLRAFKSKLAQLLAVPVGGTRTKPDKDADAAE from the coding sequence TTGTTTCTGCGCAGCGATCATGGGTTCGAGCAAGCGGGAGGAACGACATCCCTGTCGTTCGGCCATGTTACCGTGACTCCGCGTCCGACGCTCGGTGAGCGGTTGCGCGAGCGCTTTCCCGATTTCGAACTGGTCCCTGATCTTGGCTCGCGCATTGGCAGCGGCGAATGGTTTCGTGGCGCCGCCACCTGTGCCGGACTGTGCGCAGGGGTCATGCTGCTGTCGCCGGGGTTCGAACGCCCGATTTACGGCAGCATCCCGACCGCGAAGGCCGCAGGCGCCGATCTGATGCGCGCGCAGGCGATCGCGCCGCTCGACAAGGGCGGAGCCACCGGCACCCGGCTGGGTGCGACGCGGCTGGTTGCCAATCTCACCGATACGCCCGAGCGGCCGATTATCCAGCATAGCGTGACGCTGGGCTCGGGCAGCGCGCTTCAGACGGTTCTGACGCGGACCGGGGTGGGCAAGGGTGAAGCGGCACAGGCCGCAGACCTGATCGCGGGCGCGATGGCGCTGGGCGACCTCAAGTCCGGCACCCAGCTGGATGTCACGCTCGGCCGCCGGTTCGACAAGTCACAGCCGCGCCCGCTCGAAAAGCTCGCCTTCCGCGCGCGCTTCGACCTCAGCCTTGAGCTGGTGCGGACCCCCACCGGTCTCGCGCTCAACGAAATTCCGATCGCGGTCGATCACACCCCGCTGCGCATCCGCGGCCGGGTGGGCGAGAGCCTGTACCGTTCGGCGCGCGCCGCCGGTGCGCCTGCGCGCGCGGTCGAGGCCTATATCCGCTCGATCGCGACGCGGACGCCGATCGGTCGGGTCGGGTCGGATGCGGAGTTCGACATCATCGTCGAACAGGCGCGCGCCGCGACCGGCGAGGTCCAGATGGGCAATCTCCTCTATGCCGGTCTCACCGGAGGCGGGTCGGGCAAGTTGCAGCTCGTCCGGTGGGAAGAAGACGGCAAGGTCTCGTGGTATGACGGCAGCGGCAAGGGCGAGCGCAAGGGCCAGATGGCGATGCCCGCATCGGGCCGGATCAGCTCCGGCTTCGGGCTGCGCCGCCACCCGGTGCTGCGTTTCACCCGGATGCACAAGGGGCTGGACATCGCGGCGGGCTATGGCGCGCCGATCCGCGCGGCCAATGACGGCAAGGTCGTCTTCGCCGGGCGCAATGGCGGGTACGGCAATTTCGTGCGCATCAACCATAGCGGCGGCATGGGCACCGGCTATGGTCATATGAGCCGCATTGCGGTGCGGTCGGGCCAGCGCGTCAGCCGGGGGCAGGTGATCGGCTATGTCGGATCGACCGGCATTTCGACGGGCCCGCACCTTCATTACGAACTCTATCGCAACGGCGTCGCGATCAATCCGCGCTCGGTGTCCTTCTCGGTCGTCCAGCAACTGGGCGGCAATGATCTGCGTGCATTCAAGTCGAAACTGGCGCAGTTGCTCGCGGTGCCGGTGGGCGGGACGCGCACCAAGCCCGACAAGGACGCGGACGCCGCCGAGTGA
- a CDS encoding helicase-related protein, producing MSNPSDSRVTAVLGPTNTGKTHLAIERMAAHSSGIIGFPLRLLAREVYDRMVALKGPKEVALVTGEERIVPPGARWFLCTAESMPLDREVSFVALDEAQLGADPERGHVFTDRILRARGRDETMILGSDSLRPVLRKLVPDAEIVTRPRFSTLSYAGAKKLSRLPKRSAIVAFSAEEVYAVAEALRRLRGGAAVVMGALSPRTRNAQVAMFQAGEVDYLVATDAIGMGLNLDVHHVAFASLNKFDGRRSRRLTIAEMAQIAGRAGRHQRDGTFGALVEEGPGAFTPEEIAAIEGHRVPALDHLYWREGEPDLASIDALVASLEAKPGLPVLRAAPEATDLIVLKRLAGEDWVRDRVRSPRAVARLWAACGLPDFRKLGADPHARFVARIFRHLSEGRGHIPHSWFADELARLDRVDGDVETIAGRIAAARSWAYIAHRADWLEDPAHWAARTGALEERLSDALHASLTQRFVDKRTTVLLRRIGADASHLPVVVGPEGEVSVEEHVLGQLTGFHFAVAADARAADKRMLLAAAEKGLASELRSRAATLAQAPDDALTLANGAIHWRDARVAWVEPGTNPVRPAIRLDRTLDRLDPHERTAIHARLSDWFGARIAADLPDLAALDALSRDAGAGSRTRALAGLLVEAGGMMPRRAAGALVEALDPQDRKRLRKAGVTIGTLDLFLPSLLKPRAAAARRALLALETAPVEGATVLSRNAPGAALEHGYRPLGQQAVRIDMAERIARAAHDARPKKDTKKSKGGRAPFAPDPTLATSMGLTPDTLARLMAQLGFQSVRTPKGERQRWVWKGMTPLAKPKPPPRDTPMGHAFARLAEMADD from the coding sequence ATGAGTAACCCTTCCGACAGCCGGGTCACTGCGGTGCTTGGCCCGACCAATACCGGCAAGACGCACCTCGCGATCGAACGGATGGCCGCGCATTCGAGCGGGATCATCGGCTTTCCGCTGCGGCTGCTGGCCCGCGAGGTCTATGACCGGATGGTGGCGTTGAAAGGGCCGAAGGAGGTCGCCCTGGTCACCGGCGAGGAACGGATCGTCCCGCCCGGCGCGCGCTGGTTCCTGTGTACCGCCGAGTCCATGCCGCTGGATCGAGAGGTCAGCTTCGTAGCTCTCGACGAAGCGCAACTCGGTGCCGATCCGGAGCGCGGCCATGTGTTCACCGACCGCATCCTGCGTGCGCGCGGCCGCGACGAAACGATGATCCTGGGGTCGGACAGCCTGCGCCCGGTGCTGCGCAAGCTGGTGCCCGATGCCGAGATCGTCACCCGCCCGCGCTTCTCGACCCTGTCCTATGCCGGGGCGAAAAAACTGTCGCGCCTGCCAAAACGCTCCGCCATCGTCGCGTTCAGCGCCGAGGAAGTCTATGCGGTCGCGGAGGCGCTGCGGCGACTGCGCGGCGGCGCGGCGGTGGTGATGGGCGCGCTCAGCCCCCGAACCCGCAACGCGCAGGTCGCGATGTTCCAGGCGGGCGAGGTCGATTATCTCGTCGCCACCGACGCGATCGGCATGGGCCTCAACCTCGACGTGCACCACGTCGCCTTTGCCAGCCTGAACAAGTTCGACGGACGCCGCAGCCGTCGGCTGACCATCGCCGAAATGGCGCAGATCGCCGGACGCGCGGGCCGCCACCAGCGCGACGGGACGTTCGGCGCACTGGTCGAGGAGGGGCCGGGCGCGTTCACGCCCGAAGAGATCGCCGCGATCGAAGGGCATCGCGTCCCCGCCCTCGACCATCTCTATTGGCGCGAAGGCGAGCCGGATCTGGCCAGCATCGACGCGCTGGTCGCCAGTCTTGAGGCCAAGCCCGGTCTTCCCGTGCTGAGAGCCGCGCCCGAGGCGACCGACCTGATCGTGCTCAAGCGTCTCGCGGGCGAGGATTGGGTGCGCGACCGCGTCCGCTCGCCCCGCGCCGTCGCGCGGTTATGGGCGGCGTGCGGCTTGCCTGATTTCCGCAAACTTGGCGCCGATCCCCATGCCCGCTTCGTCGCGCGCATCTTCCGGCATCTGAGCGAGGGCCGGGGCCATATCCCGCATAGCTGGTTCGCCGACGAACTCGCGCGGCTCGACCGGGTGGACGGCGATGTCGAGACCATCGCCGGGCGCATCGCCGCAGCCCGCAGCTGGGCCTATATCGCCCATCGCGCCGACTGGCTGGAGGACCCGGCGCACTGGGCCGCGCGCACCGGCGCATTGGAGGAAAGGCTGTCCGATGCGTTGCACGCCAGCCTCACCCAGCGCTTCGTCGACAAGCGAACGACGGTGCTGCTGCGCCGGATCGGTGCCGATGCCTCGCATCTGCCGGTCGTCGTCGGCCCCGAAGGCGAGGTCAGCGTCGAGGAGCATGTGCTGGGCCAGCTCACCGGATTTCATTTCGCGGTCGCCGCCGATGCGCGCGCCGCAGACAAGCGGATGCTGCTCGCCGCCGCCGAAAAGGGCCTGGCGTCCGAATTGCGTTCCCGCGCCGCCACGCTTGCGCAAGCGCCTGACGATGCGTTGACGCTGGCGAATGGCGCGATTCATTGGCGCGACGCGCGGGTCGCATGGGTCGAGCCGGGCACAAACCCGGTGCGCCCCGCAATCCGGCTCGACCGCACGCTCGACAGGCTCGATCCGCACGAACGCACTGCGATTCACGCGCGGCTTTCGGACTGGTTCGGTGCCCGCATCGCCGCCGACCTGCCCGATCTGGCGGCACTCGACGCGCTCAGCCGCGACGCGGGCGCGGGCAGCCGCACCCGCGCGCTTGCCGGATTGCTGGTCGAGGCGGGCGGGATGATGCCGCGCCGCGCGGCGGGCGCACTCGTCGAGGCGCTCGACCCGCAGGATCGCAAAAGGCTGCGCAAGGCGGGGGTGACGATCGGCACGCTCGATCTTTTCCTCCCCTCGCTGCTCAAGCCACGCGCCGCCGCCGCGCGCCGGGCCCTGCTCGCGCTGGAGACCGCGCCTGTAGAGGGGGCGACCGTCCTGTCCCGCAATGCTCCCGGCGCCGCGCTGGAACATGGCTATCGCCCGCTCGGACAACAGGCGGTGCGCATCGACATGGCCGAACGCATCGCCCGCGCCGCCCACGATGCGCGCCCAAAGAAGGACACCAAGAAAAGTAAAGGCGGACGCGCGCCCTTCGCACCCGATCCCACGCTCGCCACATCGATGGGCCTCACGCCCGACACGCTCGCGCGGCTGATGGCGCAGCTTGGCTTCCAGTCGGTGCGAACCCCGAAGGGCGAGCGACAGCGCTGGGTGTGGAAGGGGATGACTCCGCTCGCCAAACCCAAGCCGCCGCCGCGCGACACGCCGATGGGTCACGCCTTTGCGCGGCTTGCCGAGATGGCGGATGACTGA
- a CDS encoding RNA-binding S4 domain-containing protein yields MTDPAMAMRLDRFLWFARLVKTRSAAQDLAETGLMRLDGRRIERSSVQVRVGSVIAFPLRGKVRVLRIEALPLRRGPPSEAATLYQELLTGSPSSGAIA; encoded by the coding sequence ATGACTGATCCTGCAATGGCGATGCGGCTCGACCGCTTCCTATGGTTCGCGCGGCTGGTGAAGACGCGCAGCGCGGCGCAGGATCTGGCGGAGACCGGGCTGATGCGGCTCGACGGGCGACGGATAGAGCGGTCTTCGGTGCAGGTCCGGGTCGGGTCGGTGATCGCCTTTCCGCTGCGCGGCAAGGTGCGCGTGCTGCGCATCGAGGCGTTGCCGCTGCGCCGGGGGCCGCCGAGCGAGGCGGCGACGCTCTATCAGGAACTGCTGACCGGATCGCCCTCGAGCGGGGCCATAGCGTAA
- the fdxA gene encoding ferredoxin FdxA gives MTYVVTDACIRCKYMDCVEVCPVDCFYEGENMLVINPSECIDCGVCEPECPAEAILPDTESGLEQWLELNNTFSAQWPNVTRNDGQTPEDADAHKGEEGKYEKYFSPEPGKGD, from the coding sequence ATGACCTATGTCGTCACCGACGCCTGCATCCGCTGCAAATATATGGATTGCGTCGAGGTCTGTCCGGTCGATTGTTTCTATGAGGGCGAGAATATGCTCGTCATCAACCCCAGCGAATGCATCGATTGCGGCGTGTGTGAACCTGAATGCCCTGCCGAGGCGATCCTGCCCGATACCGAGAGCGGGCTGGAACAGTGGCTTGAGCTCAACAACACCTTCTCCGCCCAATGGCCCAACGTCACCCGCAACGACGGACAGACGCCCGAGGACGCCGACGCGCACAAGGGTGAAGAGGGCAAATATGAGAAATATTTCTCGCCCGAGCCCGGCAAGGGAGACTGA
- a CDS encoding CarD family transcriptional regulator: MAAKALSFDVGDYVVYPKHGVGRVVELQKQEIAGMQLELYVLRFEKEKMTLRVPTNKAESVGMRKLSSDKTLREALDTLKGKPKVKRTMWSRRAQEYEAKINSGDLVSIAEVVRDLFRADDQPEQSYSERQIFEAAASRLARELAAMEQIDEKAALEKLLEILRASAAIYNKDKATA; this comes from the coding sequence ATGGCTGCCAAGGCGCTGTCCTTCGATGTCGGCGATTATGTCGTTTACCCCAAGCACGGCGTGGGCCGTGTAGTCGAACTCCAGAAACAGGAAATCGCGGGGATGCAGCTCGAGCTGTATGTGCTCCGCTTCGAAAAAGAGAAAATGACCCTCCGCGTTCCCACGAACAAGGCGGAAAGCGTCGGTATGCGCAAATTGTCGAGCGACAAGACGCTGCGTGAGGCGCTCGATACGCTCAAGGGCAAGCCCAAGGTCAAGCGCACCATGTGGTCGCGCCGCGCGCAGGAATATGAAGCGAAGATCAATTCGGGCGACCTGGTGTCGATCGCCGAAGTGGTCCGCGACCTGTTCCGCGCCGACGACCAGCCCGAGCAGAGCTATTCCGAACGCCAGATCTTCGAAGCCGCCGCGTCGCGTCTCGCCCGCGAGCTCGCCGCGATGGAGCAGATCGACGAGAAGGCTGCACTTGAGAAGCTGCTCGAAATCCTGCGCGCCTCGGCCGCGATCTACAACAAGGACAAGGCGACCGCCTGA
- a CDS encoding head GIN domain-containing protein, producing the protein MIHTRIAALVAAAALPLSACNFANGMSGDVVQPSGQGGTRSFDVADFTGVSLRGADDVEVRTGAFAVTAQGDSALLDKLEIRKDGSTLRIGRKDGDWNWGGDKGAKIIVTLPALASADIAGSGDMTIDQAKGDFDGAIAGSGNMTLASLAGGRADLSIAGSGDINLSAGTASALDISIAGSGNVKAPGLKADSADISIAGSGNVRAQVSGSADISLIGSGDVELTGGAKCNVTAMGSGEARCS; encoded by the coding sequence ATGATCCACACTCGCATCGCCGCACTTGTCGCGGCCGCCGCGCTTCCCCTGTCCGCCTGCAACTTTGCCAACGGCATGTCGGGCGATGTCGTCCAGCCGAGCGGCCAGGGCGGCACGCGCAGCTTCGACGTCGCCGATTTCACCGGCGTGTCGCTGCGCGGCGCCGACGATGTCGAGGTCCGCACCGGTGCCTTTGCGGTGACGGCGCAGGGAGACAGCGCACTGCTCGACAAGCTGGAAATTCGCAAGGACGGCAGCACGCTGCGCATCGGTCGCAAGGACGGCGACTGGAACTGGGGTGGCGACAAGGGCGCGAAGATCATCGTCACCCTGCCTGCGCTCGCCAGCGCCGATATTGCCGGATCGGGCGACATGACCATCGACCAGGCCAAGGGCGATTTCGATGGCGCGATCGCGGGGTCGGGCAACATGACGCTTGCCAGCCTGGCGGGCGGCAGGGCCGACCTGTCGATCGCCGGGTCGGGCGACATCAACCTGTCCGCCGGCACCGCCAGCGCGCTCGATATCTCGATTGCCGGATCGGGCAACGTCAAGGCGCCGGGTCTGAAGGCCGACAGCGCCGATATCTCGATCGCGGGATCGGGTAATGTCCGCGCTCAGGTAAGCGGCAGCGCCGATATTTCGCTGATCGGATCGGGCGACGTCGAGCTGACCGGCGGCGCCAAGTGCAACGTCACCGCGATGGGATCGGGCGAAGCGCGCTGCAGTTGA
- a CDS encoding GIN domain-containing protein, with protein sequence MRSLILLLLLAAAPAASPESRTVMVTGFERLRIDGPFVVKVTSGGAPGAVIDAADRRALDGVDVRNLGGQLVIGPRNATFEGWSEKNGAATITVSARDLRAVTINGGGTVTIDRLRGQRVDIGVNGAGSLAVARVEADQLAATLTGTGALALNGGAARTARFNSYGAGSIDAAAMPVNDLAVHSQTAGDSRFTARFTAAISSLGTGAVRVAGGAACTLAGPGPASCAGKTERR encoded by the coding sequence ATGCGCTCGTTGATCCTCCTGCTGCTGCTCGCCGCGGCGCCCGCCGCCTCCCCAGAGAGCCGCACGGTGATGGTCACCGGGTTCGAACGGCTGCGGATCGACGGCCCGTTCGTCGTGAAGGTAACCAGCGGCGGCGCGCCCGGGGCAGTGATCGACGCCGCCGACCGCCGTGCGCTGGACGGGGTGGATGTCCGCAATCTCGGCGGCCAGCTGGTCATCGGCCCGCGCAATGCGACCTTTGAGGGCTGGAGCGAGAAGAACGGCGCGGCGACGATCACCGTCTCGGCCCGCGATCTGCGCGCGGTGACGATCAATGGCGGCGGCACGGTCACGATCGACCGGCTCCGCGGGCAGCGCGTCGATATCGGCGTCAACGGCGCCGGGTCGCTCGCCGTCGCCAGGGTCGAGGCCGATCAGCTTGCCGCCACGCTTACCGGCACCGGCGCGCTCGCGCTGAACGGCGGGGCTGCGCGCACCGCACGGTTCAACAGCTATGGCGCCGGGTCGATCGACGCGGCGGCGATGCCGGTCAACGACCTCGCCGTCCATTCGCAAACCGCTGGCGACAGCCGCTTCACCGCGCGCTTCACTGCGGCAATCTCCTCACTGGGGACTGGCGCGGTACGGGTCGCGGGGGGCGCCGCGTGTACACTCGCCGGACCCGGGCCGGCGAGCTGCGCCGGGAAGACCGAGCGGCGCTAG
- the pdeM gene encoding ligase-associated DNA damage response endonuclease PdeM yields the protein MVPFSFAGHDLCALPQAALYWPARRALIVADLHFEKASWYAQSGQMLPPYDSLATLDALEALVAQTGARELWCLGDSFHDSQGCARLPEAARSRLRALTDAVDWVWVTGNHDAALAEQAAIDHCGGRVTIEAEVDGLMLRHEAEPDEARPELSGHFHPKLRVRLRGRQVARRCFVATPTKLILPAFGALTGGLDAHHPEIIRAVGPGAQALVALEDRLLRFPVAA from the coding sequence ATGGTTCCCTTTTCGTTCGCCGGTCACGATCTGTGCGCGCTCCCCCAGGCGGCGCTCTATTGGCCTGCGCGGCGCGCGCTGATCGTCGCCGACCTGCATTTCGAAAAGGCGAGCTGGTATGCACAGAGCGGACAGATGCTGCCGCCCTATGACAGCCTCGCCACGCTCGACGCGCTGGAGGCGCTGGTGGCACAGACCGGCGCGCGCGAACTCTGGTGCCTGGGCGACAGTTTCCACGATTCGCAAGGCTGTGCGCGGCTGCCCGAGGCGGCGCGCAGTCGGTTGCGCGCGCTGACCGACGCGGTCGACTGGGTCTGGGTGACCGGCAACCACGATGCCGCGCTGGCCGAACAGGCAGCGATCGACCATTGCGGCGGGCGAGTGACGATCGAGGCGGAGGTGGACGGGCTGATGCTGCGCCACGAGGCCGAGCCGGACGAGGCACGCCCCGAACTGTCGGGCCATTTCCATCCGAAACTGCGCGTCCGGCTGCGCGGGCGTCAGGTCGCGCGGCGTTGTTTCGTCGCGACGCCGACCAAGCTGATCCTCCCCGCCTTTGGCGCGCTGACCGGCGGGCTCGACGCGCACCATCCCGAGATCATCCGCGCAGTGGGCCCGGGCGCACAGGCACTGGTCGCGCTGGAGGATCGGTTGCTCCGCTTTCCCGTGGCGGCGTAA
- a CDS encoding retropepsin-like aspartic protease produces the protein MRYHLVLPLLIALSAAPAAPQEAAPVANPATEDEGATIDFASLADRMTVPVSIDGHPSHPFVIDTGAERSVVSRQLAGKLRLAPGPQVRLTTMTGSADVPTAIVSSLVVGPVQDRQRFNAPALEALHLGAHGLLGVAQLRNHMVSIDFDKNEMTLRPSRRGGFVRRLTAGAEEIVIVARRSAYGQLILTEAEFEGRRVTVVVDTGSQISVGNLALQRKLRRIPLKGPITLTSVTGDMLRVNYHVADRVKLGGIALRGLPVAFADVAPFEKFGLTDEPAVMLGMDALRVFRRVEIDFPARRIRFLLPKGIHREMDPIMPHS, from the coding sequence ATGCGGTACCATCTGGTCCTGCCGCTGCTGATCGCGCTCAGCGCCGCCCCCGCCGCGCCACAGGAAGCGGCGCCAGTCGCCAACCCTGCCACTGAAGACGAAGGCGCGACGATCGACTTTGCGTCGCTGGCCGATCGCATGACCGTTCCCGTGTCGATCGACGGCCATCCGTCCCACCCCTTTGTGATCGATACCGGCGCGGAGCGTTCGGTGGTTTCGCGCCAGCTGGCGGGGAAGCTGCGCCTGGCGCCGGGGCCGCAGGTACGACTGACGACCATGACAGGCAGCGCCGATGTGCCGACCGCGATCGTCTCTTCATTGGTCGTGGGGCCGGTGCAGGATCGACAGAGGTTCAACGCCCCCGCGCTGGAGGCGCTGCATCTGGGCGCGCATGGGCTGCTCGGCGTCGCGCAGCTGCGTAACCACATGGTCTCGATCGACTTCGACAAGAACGAGATGACGCTGCGCCCGTCGCGGCGGGGCGGATTCGTACGCCGCCTGACCGCAGGTGCCGAGGAGATCGTCATCGTTGCGCGACGAAGCGCCTATGGCCAGCTCATTCTGACCGAGGCGGAGTTTGAGGGCCGTCGGGTGACGGTCGTGGTGGATACCGGATCGCAGATCAGCGTGGGGAATCTGGCGTTGCAGCGCAAGTTGCGGCGCATTCCGCTGAAAGGGCCGATCACGTTGACCAGCGTCACCGGAGACATGTTGCGCGTCAATTATCATGTGGCGGATCGCGTCAAGCTGGGCGGGATCGCGCTCCGCGGACTTCCGGTGGCCTTCGCCGACGTTGCGCCGTTCGAGAAGTTCGGCCTGACCGACGAGCCGGCGGTCATGCTGGGCATGGACGCGCTGCGCGTGTTTCGCCGGGTCGAGATCGATTTTCCGGCGCGGCGCATCCGCTTCCTGCTGCCCAAGGGGATTCACCGGGAGATGGATCCCATCATGCCGCACAGTTGA